Part of the Micropterus dolomieu isolate WLL.071019.BEF.003 ecotype Adirondacks linkage group LG17, ASM2129224v1, whole genome shotgun sequence genome is shown below.
TGTACACTTATGTCACGGTGTACGGTGATGTCACGTGTATGCAGTGATGTCACGGTGTACGGTGATGTCACGTGTATGCAGTGATGTCACGTTGTACGGTGATGTCACGTGTATGCAGTGAAGTCATGGTGTACGGTGATGTCACGTGTATGCAGTGATGTCACGGTGTACACTTATGTCACGGTGTACGGTGATGTCACGTGTATGCAGTGATGTCATGGTGTACACTGATGTCACGTGTACAGTGTTTTTGGATCAATTGTGTTAAAGCAACAACAGGAAGTGTGTCAGCTGACTTCCCAGCATGCCGAGTGGTTCAGACTCACCCAGAAGCGATCATCTTCAGCACGACCTTATAGGAGATCAGCATCCCCTGAACCTCCTTCAGCACCTCCTGCTTCACTCtggacacaaagagacaaagacacagttatctttagttttagttagataataataatcttcACAGCGTCTCTCAGCATCTCTGTGTCCTACATGCTGGATGAAGCCAGGTTGGTGTCTTCGTGTTTAAGTCGTCCATCCAGAGCGAGTCCTCTCCTGTCCTTGTTGTGAGCCAGAAAAGGAAGCAGAGTGTACTCCTTCTTCAGGCTGGTACCAGAGGGAACCGAGtcactgcgcacacacacacacacagattaaacCTGCAATCTGTTAATCTGTGAAATAATTTGTGAGACGTTAAAATGCTCCATGACGTTACAGGAAAACAGAAACTGTCTTTTTGTTCTGAATAAAAGCTAGTGGTGCTGAACTCACCTGGTCTCTTCTTTGGCCACAGATTTGACGTATTTGTCATTGGAGTAAAGAACAACATTGGTCACCTGTTCGactaaacacagagacaggaaagtTAACAGATAAGAGGTGAGGCGTGTTAGAAACAACACGTGAGATGTCAGCTGAGGCGTGTTAGAAACAACACGTGAGATGTCAGCTGAGGCGTGTTAGAAACAACACGTGAGACGTCAGCTGAGGCGTGTTAGAAACAACACGTGAGACGTCAGCTGAGGCGTGTTAGAAACAACACGTGAGATGTCAGCTGAGGCGTGTTAGAAACAACACGTGAGACGTCAGCTGAGGCGTGTTAGAAACAACACGTGAGACGTCAGCTGAGGCGTGTTAGAAACAACACGTGAGACGTCTGCTGAGGTGTGTTAGAAACAACACGTGAGACGTCTGCTGAGGTGTGTTAGAAACAACACGTGAGATGTCAGCTGAGGTGTGTTAGAAACAACACGTGAGATGTCAGCTGAGGCGTGTTAGAAACATCACGTGAGACATCAGCTGAGGCGTGTTAGAAAGAACACGTGAGACGTCTGCTGAGGTGTGTTAGAAACAACACGTGAGACGTCAGCTGAGGTATGTTAGAAACAACACGTAAGACATCAGAGACGCCAGCTGTGGCATGTTAGAAGGAACACGTGAGACGTCTGCTGAGGTGTGTTAGAAACAACACGTGAGACATCAGAGACCTCAGCTGTGGCGTGTTAGAAAGAACACGTGAGATGTCTGCTGAGGTATGTTAGAAAGAACACGTGAGACGTCAGCTGAGGCGTGTTAGAAGCAACACGTGAGATGTCAGCTGAGGCGTGTTAGAAACAACACGTGAGATGTCAGCTGAGGCGTGTTAGAAACAACACGTGAGACATCAGCTGAGGCGTGTTAGAAAGAACACGTGAGACGTCAGCTGAGGTATGTTAGAAACAACACGTAAGACATCAGAGACGCCAGCTGTGGCATGTTAGAAAGAACACGTGAGACGTCTGCTGAGGTGTGTTAGAAACAACACGTGAGACATCAGAGACCTCAGCTGTGGCGTGTTAGAAAGAACACGTGAGATGTCTGCTGAGGTATGTTAGAAAGAACACGTGAGACGTCAGCTGAGGCGTGTTAGAAGCAACACGTGAGACATCAGCGGAGATGTGTTAGAAACAACACGTGAGACGTCAGCTGAGATGTGTTAAAAACAACACGTGAGATGTCAGCTGAGGCGTGTTAGAAACAACACGTGAGACGTCAGCTGAGGCGTGTTAGAAACAACACGTGAGACGTCAGCTGAGGTGCTGAGGCGTGTTAGAAACAACACGTGAGATGTCAGCTGAGGCGTGTTAGAAACAACACGTGAGATGTCAGCTGAGGCGTGTTAGAAAGAACACGTGAGACGTCAGCTGAAGCGTGTTAGAAAGAACACGTGAGACGTCAGCTGAAGCGTGTTAGAAAGAACACGTGAGACGTCAGCTGTGGTGTGTTAGAAAGAACACGTGAGACGTCTGCTGTGGCGTGTTAGAAAGAACACGTGAGACGTCAGCTGAAGCGTGTTAGAAAGAACACGTGAGACGTCAGCTGTGGTGTGTTAGAAAGAACACGTGAGACGTCAGCTGAGGCGTGTTAGAAACAACACGTGAGACGTCAGCTGAGGCGTGTTAGAAGCAACACgtgagacatcagcagagatgTGTTAAAAACAACACGTGAGACGTCAGCTGAGGCGTGTTAGAAACAACACGTGAGACGTCAGCTGAGGCGTGTTAGAAAGAACACGTGAGACGTCAGCTGAGGTATGTTAGAAACAACACGTAAGACATCAGAGACGCCAGCTGTGGCATGTTAGAAAGAACACGTGAGACGTCTGCTGAGGTGTGTTAGAAACAACACGTGAGACGTCAGAGACCTCAGCTGTGGCGTGTTAGAAAGAACACGTGAGACGTCTGCTGAGGTGTGTTAGAAAGAACACGTGAGACGTCAGCTGAAGCGTGTTAGAAAGAACACGTGAGACGTCAGCTGTGGTGTGTTAGAAACAACACGTGAGACGTCAGCTGAGGCGTGTTAGAAACAACACGTGAGACGTCAGCTGAGGCGTGTTAGAAGCAACACGTGAGACATCAGCGGAGATGTGTTAAAAACAACACGTGAGACGTCAGCTGAGGCGTGTTAGAAACAACACGTGAGATGTCAGCTGAGGCGTGTTAAAAACAACACGTGAGATGTCAGCTGAGGCGTGTTAGAAACAACATGTGAGACGTCAGCTGAGGTGCTGAGGTGTGTTAGAAACAACACGTGAGATGTCAGCTGAGGCGTGTTAGGAACAACATGTGAGACGTCAGCTGAGGTGTGTTTGGAACAACACGTGATATATCAGACGTCAGCTGAAGCGTGTTTGGAACAACACCTGAGGCGTGTTAGAAACAACACGTGAGACGTCAGCTGAGACGTGTTAGAAACAATGCATGAAACGTCAGCTGAGGCGTGTTAGAAAGAACATGTGAAACGTCAGCTGAGGCGTGTTAGAAAGAACATGTGAAACGTCAGCTGAGGCGTGTTAGAAACAACACGTGATATATCAGAGACGTCAGCTGAAGCGTGTTTGGAACAACACGTGAGGCGTGTTAGAAACAACATATGAGACGTCAGCTGAGGCGTGTTAGAAACAATGCATGAAACGTCTGCTGAGGTGTGTTAGAAACAACACGTGAGATATCAGCTGAGGCATGTGAGAAACAACACATGAGACATCAGAGACGTCAGCTGTGGCGTGTTAGAAACAACACGTGAGACGTCAGCTGAGGTGTGTTAGAAACAACACGTGAGACGTCAGCTGAGGCGTGTTAGAAACAACACGTGAGACGTCAGCTGTGGCGTGTTAGAAACAACACGTGCGACGTTAGCTGAGGCGTGTTAGAAACAACACGTGAGACATCAGAGACGTCTGCTGTGGCGTGTTAGAAACAACACGTGAGACGTCAGCTGAGGCGTGTTAGAAACAACACGTGAGACGTCAGCTGAGGCGTGTTAGAAACAAAACGTGAGACGTCAGCTGAGGCGTGTTAGAAATAACACATGAAATATCAGATGTCAGCTGAGGCGTGTTAGAAACAACACGTGAGACGTCAGCTGAGGCGTGTTAGAAACAACACATGATATATCAGATGTCAGCTGAGGCGTGTTAGAAACAACACGTGAGACGTCAGCTGAGGCGTGTTAGAAAGAACACGTGAGACATCTGCTGAGGTGTGTTAGAAACAACACGTGAGACGTCAGCTGAGGTATGTTAGAAACAACACGTAAGACATCAGAGACGCCAGCTGTGGCATGTTAGAAAGAACACGTGAGACGTCTGCTGAGGTGTGTTAGAAACAACACGTGAGACGTCAGAGACCTCAGCTGTGGCGTGTTAGAAAGAACACGTGAGACGTCTGCTGAGGTGTGTTAGAAAGAACACGTGAGACGTCAGCTGAAGCGTATTAGAAAGAACACGTGAGACGTCAGCTGTGGTGTGTTAGAAACAACACGTGATATGTCAGCTGAGGCGTGTTAGAAACAACACGTGAGACATCAGCGGAGATGTGTTAGAAACAACACGTGAGACGTCAGCTGAGATGTGTTAAAAACAACACGTGAGATGTCAGCTGAGGCGTGTTAGAAACAACACGTGAGACGTCAGCTGAGGTGTATTTGGAACAACACGTGATATATCAGACGTCAGCTGAAGTGTGTTTGGAACAACACGTGAGGCGTGTTAGAAACAACATGTGAGACGTCAGCTGAGACGTGTTAGAAACAATGCATGAAACGTCTGCTGAGGTGTGTTAGAAACAACACGTGAGACGTCAGCTGAGGCGTGTGAGAAACAACACGTGAGACATCAGAGACGTCAACTGTGGCGTGTTAGAACCAACACGTGAGACGTCAGAGACGTCAGCTGTGAATGTGTTAGAAACAACACGTGCGACGTCAGCTGAGGCGTGTTAGAAGCAACACGTGAGACGTCAGAGACGTCTGCTGTGGCGTGTTAGAAACAACACGTGAGACGTCAGCTGAGGCGTGTTAGAAACAACACGTGAGACGTCAGAGATGCCAGGCGTGGCATGTTTGGAACAACACGTGAGGCGTGTTAGAAACATCATGTGAGACGTCAGCTGAGACGTGTTAGAAACAATGCATGAAACGTCTGCTGAGGCGTGTTAGAAAGAACACGTGAAACGTCTGCTGAGGTGTGTTAGAAACAACACATGAGACGTCAGCTGAGGCGTGTGAGAAACAACACGTGAGACATCAGAGATGTCAACTGTGGCGTGTGAGAAACAACACGTGAGACGTCAGAGATGCCAGCCGTGGCGTGTTAGAAACAACACGTGAGACGTCAGAGACGTCAGCTGTGGCGTGTTAGAAGCAACACGTGAGACGTCAGCTGAGGTGTGTTAGAAACAACACGTGAGACGTCAGCTGAGGTGTGTTAGAAACAACACGTGAGATGTCAGAGACGTCAGCTGTGGCGTGTTAGAAACAACACGTGAGATGTCAGCTGAGGCGTGTTAGAAACAACACGTGAGACGTCAGCTGAGGCGTGTTAGAAACAACACATGAGACGTCAGCTGAGGCGTGTTAGAAACAACACGTGAGACGTCAGCTGAGGCGTGTTAGGAACAACACGTGAGACGTCAGCTGAGGCGTGTTAGGAACAACACGTGAGACGTCAGCTGAGGCGTGTTAGAAACAACACGTGAGACGTCAGCTGAGGCGTGTTAGAAACAGCACGTGAGACGTCAGATGTGGCGTGTTTGGAACAACACGTGAGACGTCACCTGACACACTGATGTCTTTGATGTTCCTGCTGGACGAGTTGGTGATCTCCACGTTCACTCTGACAGGTTCCCCGTGGTAGAAGGTctgcagacaggcaggcagaaagACGGAACTGTTTGTTATTGATGatgttttgtgatgtttccacTTAATTCCAAATAATTTAAAGACAATCAGATTCTCAAAGgattgtttattaatttatttgatttgtgtttGAGACATGTTTGTAAAAGTGTCTGCAGGTAACGGCGTGTCTGTATTTAGTGTGAATGTTGATATCTTTTACACTAACTACATCTTTATTGTGCAAGCAAATAAATAAGTGCACAGAAAGGTAATGTGAGAGAGGTCATTCTGTCCTGGGTTCTGTCTCACCTCTTTAGGCAGACTCAGTTTGACGTGCAGCGGTTTCTCAGACATCAGGAACTCAAAGGTGGTCTCAGCAACCGGAAACACTTTACTGTCGTCTGGACTGAACTGGATCTTACGAATGGTGAGACGAACTGCACTCCTGCAGAAACAGACAATATCAAAcataaatatcaaatcaaacTAACTAAAAACTTTATAAAACGATTCAGCAACGCTGAAGATTAGTGCCGACAACCTACAGCAGAAGTACTCTGAAGTCAAGGTGTAATCCTTTGTACTAACAGTGTAGTAGTACAGTATGTACCAATACATAACTAATTCACTGTTAGTGAACTCACTGTTTGTCGATCTTCTCGTCCTGGTTCTCTCCACAGAAAGCTTTCACTTCAAACTCCACCGCACATTTCTGTCAGAGACgcacagacagaacaacaaGCAGATTCCCCCATCGGGTCAACTTCACTCCACTTCAGTccagttttattcatttaggaCCAATTCCAGTCACCTCActgcactttttatatacagcagGTTCAGAAACAAAACTccattatatataatataagtcCAGAACAAACCTCCATATGAGTCCATGTTCTGGATTTGAGGCAGTTCTGGAAATTAAACCTGATTACTCTGCAAACCTTCTTCAGGAACATCCGTACTATAAGAGCAGACCATAAACCCCAGCAGGATTATGGGTAGAACCGTTACGTAACCGACTACAGAAAACAGAATCTCATATTTTGAAAAGTTAGGTTAACCAGGAAGGTTCATTTGACATCTTTCTTTAGTTCAGGAGTAAAGTCTGGACAGGATGTCTGAGCCGTTACTGGATGGTGCTTCAGAAACTCTGGTGTTCATGAACATCATCTCAACCTGAATGTGAACAACCTCATCACTACTGACTTACCTTTCCCACATCAGACGGTCCCGGCTGGAGAGCGACAGAACACGGCAGGTTGTCTggaaactgaaacacaaactTGTTATAGAATATCTCGCCCATGAACTCCtttgtatataaaatgtctctaaacattttgctttttaaGGCCAGTCGGCCTGCGTGAAAACTTCAAACAGGTTGATACGTAATAGAGTATCAGTTCATTTAAAGCACTGCTGACATCAGCTGCTTCATTCATGCTTCACAATCCCGGCTTATTCTTCAACTGCTTAGCAATCAGCTGACTGGTAACATCCAATCATGTTCATATCTGTGTGCACAACAGCATGATTAGTGTTGCAGCATCATCCTTATGTGTTAACCTTGTTGGTATTGTTGACTTACTCAGATTTATGATCATCTATGTGTCAGTTAATTCATTACTAAACTAATTACTGAGTTCTCCAGCAGAGTGCTTGTTGCTGCTCAGAGTCTTTGAGCTCCTCAAACAGCCAGTGTTCCCATTACACCAAACATGTCTGGGAACCTTTTACAACAAGTAAATCAAGTGCAAAAACATGTCGAGTGATCATTTAAGGGCTGAATCATCTGGGGAGCATAAAAATACCCATTGGCCCATTAAATTATGTTCAAGTAGATATTTTGTTCTGCTGGTGGtgcaagaggaaaagtcaggattcatcctctgggcttCAAACTGCAGATTTAAT
Proteins encoded:
- the LOC123986221 gene encoding S-arrestin-like isoform X3, with amino-acid sequence MSPKHVVFKKVSRDKSVAVYMAKRDFVDHCDFVDPVDGVIVIDPVQLKGKKVYVMLSCTFRYGRQDMDVMGVAFRRDLFLVTRQVYPELQDKEKLTHTKIQQKLLRKLGDNAFPFFFEFPDNLPCSVALQPGPSDVGKKCAVEFEVKAFCGENQDEKIDKQSAVRLTIRKIQFSPDDSKVFPVAETTFEFLMSEKPLHVKLSLPKETFYHGEPVRVNVEITNSSSRNIKDISVSVEQVTNVVLYSNDKYVKSVAKEETSDSVPSGTSLKKEYTLLPFLAHNKDRRGLALDGRLKHEDTNLASSSIVKQEVLKEVQGMLISYKVVLKMIASGTVGSSEVSLELPFRLMHPKPEPASETDDMVFEDFKRVYLKGVVYGDDDESPTEA
- the LOC123986221 gene encoding S-arrestin-like isoform X2, which codes for MSPKHVVFKKVSRDKSVAVYMAKRDFVDHCDFVDPVDGVIVIDPVQLKGKKVYVMLSCTFRYGRQDMDVMGVAFRRDLFLVTRQVYPELQDKEKLTHTKIQQKLLRKLGDNAFPFFFEFPDNLPCSVALQPGPSDVGKKCAVEFEVKAFCGENQDEKIDKQSAVRLTIRKIQFSPDDSKVFPVAETTFEFLMSEKPLHVKLSLPKETFYHGEPVRVNVEITNSSSRNIKDISVSVEQVTNVVLYSNDKYVKSVAKEETSDSVPSGTSLKKEYTLLPFLAHNKDRRGLALDGRLKHEDTNLASSSIVKQEVLKEVQGMLISYKVVLKMIASGEVSLELPFRLMHPKPEPGNPPPPTHTHTHSSSTGNTPEDELISLLCIADCTELFIISTTSCITS
- the LOC123986221 gene encoding S-arrestin-like isoform X1 — encoded protein: MSPKHVVFKKVSRDKSVAVYMAKRDFVDHCDFVDPVDGVIVIDPVQLKGKKVYVMLSCTFRYGRQDMDVMGVAFRRDLFLVTRQVYPELQDKEKLTHTKIQQKLLRKLGDNAFPFFFEFPDNLPCSVALQPGPSDVGKKCAVEFEVKAFCGENQDEKIDKQSAVRLTIRKIQFSPDDSKVFPVAETTFEFLMSEKPLHVKLSLPKETFYHGEPVRVNVEITNSSSRNIKDISVSVEQVTNVVLYSNDKYVKSVAKEETSDSVPSGTSLKKEYTLLPFLAHNKDRRGLALDGRLKHEDTNLASSSIVKQEVLKEVQGMLISYKVVLKMIASGTVGSSEVSLELPFRLMHPKPEPGNPPPPTHTHTHSSSTGNTPEDELISLLCIADCTELFIISTTSCITS
- the LOC123986221 gene encoding S-arrestin-like isoform X5, coding for MSPKHVVFKKVSRDKSVAVYMAKRDFVDHCDFVDPVDGVIVIDPVQLKGKKVYVMLSCTFRYGRQDMDVMGVAFRRDLFLVTRQVYPELQDKEKLTHTKIQQKLLRKLGDNAFPFFFEFPDNLPCSVALQPGPSDVGKKCAVEFEVKAFCGENQDEKIDKQSAVRLTIRKIQFSPDDSKVFPVAETTFEFLMSEKPLHVKLSLPKETFYHGEPVRVNVEITNSSSRNIKDISVSVEQVTNVVLYSNDKYVKSVAKEETSDSVPSGTSLKKEYTLLPFLAHNKDRRGLALDGRLKHEDTNLASSSIVKQEVLKEVQGMLISYKVVLKMIASGEVSLELPFRLMHPKPEPAKRTTWCLRTLNEST
- the LOC123986221 gene encoding S-arrestin-like isoform X6, producing MLSCTFRYGRQDMDVMGVAFRRDLFLVTRQVYPELQDKEKLTHTKIQQKLLRKLGDNAFPFFFEFPDNLPCSVALQPGPSDVGKKCAVEFEVKAFCGENQDEKIDKQSAVRLTIRKIQFSPDDSKVFPVAETTFEFLMSEKPLHVKLSLPKETFYHGEPVRVNVEITNSSSRNIKDISVSVEQVTNVVLYSNDKYVKSVAKEETSDSVPSGTSLKKEYTLLPFLAHNKDRRGLALDGRLKHEDTNLASSSIVKQEVLKEVQGMLISYKVVLKMIASGTVGSSEVSLELPFRLMHPKPEPGNPPPPTHTHTHSSSTGNTPEDELISLLCIADCTELFIISTTSCITS
- the LOC123986221 gene encoding S-arrestin-like isoform X4, with the protein product MSPKHVVFKKVSRDKSVAVYMAKRDFVDHCDFVDPVDGVIVIDPVQLKGKKVYVMLSCTFRYGRQDMDVMGVAFRRDLFLVTRQVYPELQDKEKLTHTKIQQKLLRKLGDNAFPFFFEFPDNLPCSVALQPGPSDVGKKCAVEFEVKAFCGENQDEKIDKQSAVRLTIRKIQFSPDDSKVFPVAETTFEFLMSEKPLHVKLSLPKETFYHGEPVRVNVEITNSSSRNIKDISVSVEQVTNVVLYSNDKYVKSVAKEETSDSVPSGTSLKKEYTLLPFLAHNKDRRGLALDGRLKHEDTNLASSSIVKQEVLKEVQGMLISYKVVLKMIASGTVGSSEVSLELPFRLMHPKPEPAKRTTWCLRTLNEST